The genomic segment AATTAACACCTCTAGCTTTTTaggaaataaaaacatttaatagAAATCAGACTATTTTGAAATGATTTTTGGTCACAGCAAAAGAGGTTTGCCTCTGAATTGTAAAGTGATATCAACACAAACGATGTCATTCAATTATATTTTAGCTTTATATATCCGGTGAGTCGAATTAAaattgtgtggatgtttttctttAGTAGGCTAATTCGTTTTCAGTGTATTGTTAAGTTTTGATTCACTTCCTTCCCCTTTACACTTAAGGGAACTAAACGAAGTTTGACGTTTTATGAGTTTACTTAACCCAACATGATTAAGTGCTTATCGTTGCCTGATAGACAATAGACATGACATGAATAAAAGTATATTACACTTAACGTACTAATTCAATTTTAAAGAAACTACGTATAATACAAAAACAGAAAGTGCCATTTGAAGAGCAACAACATCATTTTCGAAGTTCAACATCACAGCCTAAAATATACATGTATACAATGATACAAACAATGGACGTTTACATAAAAGACGTCAGTCTATTATAAACATAAATAAATATGATAACCTTAATATTaacacatttaaataaataattccATAAACTTAAATAACAATGATAAAGGTCACAATTGTATGCGTCATAAGTGGCACTAATGCATTTGAACTTGTTCTCCTTTATGGAAACATCAACTATGCTATGTCTATAAAGCAGCTATATCATTCTGTTTACATCCATTCTTTCGTTCATCTGGGTTACCCAGCCTCACCAAACGCAATATCAAACAGGCATTTTCTTCAAAATCATGGAtaagtaggctgtaggctgcagactccttctctcccccctttttTTTTGTACTTTCTGGCAACTTTCATGTATCCCCGATTTCACAAGTGACATATCACCCATATTTCTTTCTGGTCCCTCCATTCTCCTTGTCCAATTCTCCCATTTGAAAATGTATCTCACTAATTTCAACTAGACGTCCAGAACGTGATTGAGATAGGAGATATAGCATATTGCAAGTCTAAGGATCTCGATCTTGGAGAGTTTCTTGTCAGGGGGAAGAGTTGGCAGCAACTTTCTCAGTTCAGCGAAGGCCACATTGAACGCTTCCACGCGGATCCTCTCGCGCGTGGCGTGGGCCGAGCGGTACTTGGCAGTCGCACGTCTCCtccgtctcttctcctccctgctGAGGGTCGGTTGGGCCAGCGACCTTgtcttcccctccccctccatcgGTTCGTCGGACAGGCACCCGACCTTGAGGTCGTTGAGCACCGACTCTGCGTCGGATTGTCCCCATCCGAGGTCGGAATCAGCTTGGTCTGGACTCAGCATCATTTTCAGTCTTTTCATATGTTTTTCAGTTCGTATCCAAAAAGAGCTGAAGAGAGAGATATTATTCATTAATTTAGTATAATGTTGTGAACACAATAATACTTTTTCGTTACCGTTGGTGTTCAATATTATGATTGGGAGCAGTTTTTGCTTGGCTGTCTTGTTATGACCTGTCACAGGGGTAGATGATAGGCAGACCATAATCAGAAAATAAATAATTTGAGATCAAGTGCAGAAGACTGAGAAATGTGATAGTCTTAATGGAAATTGCAAAAGCAACAGACAGTGATGGGACTACTGTAAATTGTAATAGGTTTTTGTACTTTTATTTTCTCCAATGCATAATTTATTCTACAATGATTTTGGTTATAGAGCATTAAAAATTAAATCTAATTTTCTTTTCACTTATGTGTCAGTTCTTATGATTTGTTTTGCAGCAAACATAGCATTTTTCAGAATATTAAAGCAAATTATGGTAAATATTGAGAGAAACCATGCTATTCAAATTAACATATTCCATATTCAAAGTCGTCCATCTGTCACAGTGAGATGAACACATCTGCTTGGCTCGAGCGGTATGACTTGACAGCATGGAACAACAACGAAAAAAAGGATCAAATTGTTGACATCTGCCGGACATTGAATTCGGCCACACAAAATGTTGTTGTATCGACAATGCAATGGAAAAATACGAGCTGTGTACTTTGTTGTAAATATGCAATACAGACCTAATAAAGAAAGGGTTAATACCTcatatgcatttttttatttgtaatttttcttCGGCCTACTCGTTAATTGGACACTTACCTTGACAAACAGTTGAGAGACACAACTGTCTGATGATTCTTGATAGCTGTTGGAGTAAACTCCAACTCCAAATTAACTCTGTGCTTCCCTTCGTTTTTTTTCACAAACCATTTTATTTAGTCCAATTCATGACAGGAATTATAGGCTACTGTTGAAAGCCTTAAGAAATGAATTGCTGTTTACTTTTGGAGATTTTGAACAGTCGAATCAAACAAAATGTTGTTTATCTCAGAACCATCTAATTTTAAGTTGTGGTATATCAATTCGTTGGGAAGATGATAGTATAGTTGATAGTATAGTTAACGATTATGTGATAAATATTTCTGAAGATAAACAAAAATCTTGTGCCTTGTGAACACCCAGCTGGGAAACAATAGATTGTTGTGTCGATAAGATCTCGCTGAAAGTGCAGATATTTGTCCGTTCTTGATGGAGATGACCGTGATAAGAAAGGCCCTCGTGCACCGTGTGCCAGTAGTCAGTGCATTGAAAAGCCGAAAGATAATCCCGTCCTTTCCACTTCTGTGTTTTCCGAACGTTATCGGGTCCAGCACGCGGCTTCTATGAGAGATAAGATCCAAACCCTCCCAACTAATAAAGGCTTACTTGAGAAACGGAGGGATGGAATATATTTGAGGAATGGTATTGTCTAACACCgccccctccctctcacctccctctctctactcacgCCCCTCCAGTCGTCCCTCTGGGGTCAGCGGGCAAAGAGGAACCAGATGAGTACGATAATGGATAATAAGGACTttacacatttagatttttttacagAGTAATTCAAATTCTGATCGATACAATAAAAATACTAATCTGCATATTTTTAGTTAAATGTTATCAAATCAacgaaaaataactattttattGAAACAACCAGTAAGGTTGGTTCACATTATATAAGGTGATTTATTAGGCCAGTTGTGTCACTTCGAGATTGAAACAAATTTTAAGGCTATTAGGCCTTAGCTAATTATAATACATTGAGGTTGAAACAGGTTAAGAAAACGTGACGTTCAGAGCAAGAGGTTCTACGTTGGAAGTCTAACATTAATtaataaagtaaaataaatacaCAGCATTTTGCTGATTTGTTGCCATTTGGTCCATATTCCCAACTCGGTTTTTATTTCGACAACTCAAGTCCGATTTCTCAAGTCCAATCATAGACATAGAATCCAGATTCTAACATCGCCCCTCTGTTGTCAGCAGATGGAACGGTCTACAGTTTCCCTTCAACATCAGACCGCAGCATATAAACATCCTAGATCTACAGCGTatcctctttctcttttctttttctGTTCTTTTTGGGTTTTGGTTAAATGTATTTTGACATGATTATTATAGAAAAGAAAGCTATGGTCAAACACAGTTGCCAAACAATCAATGGTATAAAAGGATGACCACCTGCAAAATCAACACAAGTGAAATCCCACTATAGAAGTGATCAATACACTGTCACAGTGAAGACAACGCCACATCATCTCTTGTGTCAATAGGATCAGAAGGATGGAGGGGCTGATAAAACAGATAACAGTTATCAGTGAATGCACATCATACAGGATGGAGGGGCTGATACAACAGATAACAGTTATCAGTGAGTGGACATCATACAGGATGGAGGGGCTGATACAACAGATAACAGTTATCAGTGAGTGGACATCATACAGGATGGAGGGGCTGATACAACAGATAACAGTTATCACTGAGTGGACATCATACAGGACGGAGGGGCTGATACAACAGATAACAGTTATCAGTGAGTGGACATCATACAGGATGGAGGGGCTGATACAACAGATAACAGTTATCACTGAGTGGACATCATACAGGACGGAGGGGCTGATACAACAGATAACAGTTATCAGTGAGTGGACATCATACAGGACGGAGGGGCTGATACAACAGATAACAGTTATCAGTGAGTGGACATCATACAGGATGGAGGGGCTGATACAACAGATAACAGTTATCACTGAGTTGACATCATACAGGACGGAGGGGCTGATACAACAGATAACAGTTATCAGTGACATCATACAGGACGGAGGGGCTGATACAACAGATAACAGTTATCAGTGAGTGGACATCATACAGGATGGCGGGGCTGATACAACAGATAACAGTTATCACTGAGTGGACATCATACAGGATGGAGGGGCTGATACAACAGATAACAGTTATCACTGAGTTGACATCATACAGGACGGAGGGGCTGATACAACAGATAACAGTTATCAGTGACATCATACAGGACGGAGGGGCTGATACAACAGATAACAGTTATCACTGAGTGGACATCATACAGGACGGAGGGGCTGATACAACAGATAACAGTTATCACTGAGTTGACATCATACAGGACGGAGGGGCTGATACAACAGATAACAGTTATCAGTGACATCATACAGGACGGAGGGGCTGATACAACAGATAACAGTTATCAGTGAGTGGACATCATACAGGATGGCGGGGCTGATACAACAGATAACAGTTATCACTGAGTGGACATCATACAGGACGGAGGGGCTGATACAACAGATAACAGTTATCAGTGAGTGGACATCATACAGGACGGAGGGGCTGATACAACAGATAACAGTTATCACTGAGTGGACATCATACAGGACGGAGGGGCTGATACAACAGATAACAGTTATCAGTGAGTGGACATCATACAGAACAGTCATGCCTAGAGCTGCAGGGCCAGGCAAGGTTCCAGTTATTTGTTTAAGAGGGCCTGTGGGCATTACCAGGCAGTGGCAGTCTGTCCAAACTCTCTCTGTGTTGCTGGTTGAAGATGATAGATCCTGTCTCACAGTCCTCCTCatcttctcttttcttctcttctcctccgcccctctactactctcctcccctctcctcctctcctcttctctgctcctctcatcTCCACCACTCCTCCAGTGGTACCACCAGGACTGGGCCAGGTGACCAGGGGTCTTGAAGAGAGCCAGTGACCAGAGAGTGTTGTGACTGACTGCGCCTAACGGGGTGATTAAAAGAGGATATGGGGACCACGGCTGACTCGCTGTGGCCCATTCTGTGACCATAGAAATGTACCCTCTTAAATAAGCCCCATTCTCAGCCATCTCTCAATCTCTTCTGACACCCATTCTCCTGTCCAGGCCTgtcggaacacacacacacacacacacacacacacacacacacacacacacacacacacacacacacacacacacacacacacacagacctttccCGGCGATGTTCCTGGGCCCAGTGAGACGGAGCGAGCGGTGAAATGGGAGGGATTAGTCACTTTGTCAGGAGGTTtatggtgttgtgttgtctcaggAGATGTGGTGCCACAGGGGGCTGTTTGGGAGGACTCTCTCtgcagatagagacagaggacGTTGTGACCGACCCTCAGCTCAGTCCAGTCTGTCCAGGCCAGTGGGTCACTCAACTTTAAGGCCTGTctagacagaagctgttttctTTCTCAATTTTCAGTTATTTTGTTGATTGTCACATGTTAAAGGTCAAATCTTTTGATgtttttttcattagtccactgctGATGCAGTCCCTaagtgttttgcatgtcagcagtcaagttttcaagatattggactttgaAGAAGCAAAGTGTCGATATTTTGGTATTGTTTTGCATCATTGTGGTGATGTGGCCTACATCACCACAATGATGCAAAACAATACCAAAATATCGTTTTTGAGTGGATTTTCCCTTTAATGCAAATAGGCAAAACTATACTCTAATCCCAAAATATTTGTGTGCTCCCAACAAGAACCTCCAAGGTGGATTGAAAAGAGAAGGTATAATCTCCATCATTTCCAGGGAATAACTTAACAGCACTACATTTGCATCTACCCACACAAACACCAAAGCACACACGTCAGATGGGAACGGAGGGAACCGTTGGCACAGTGAGCCCATTAAGGAGCTGTCCTGGTGTTGCTGTGTGTCATGCTCTTGGTGCTGTCTAGCGTTGCTGTGTAGCGTCGGCGGGGTGGACTCTGGCTGTGGGGAGGTCtgttggaggggggggggttctggGGCCAAACTGTGTTGAACAGGAGGTGTGGGAGACGGAGCCAGGCCTCCCATGTGAGAATGTGGCCATCGCCACGGCAGACCTCTGCACCATCTGGTGTTCCCAGCAGGACGCCGGCGCGCTGTACAGAGGCATGGAGACACATATGGACACAAAGATCTTctcatggatacacacacacacatatacacacatacagtgtcttcagacagtattcacacccctttacattttccacattttgttctgttacagcctgaatttaaaatgggatgagattttgtgtcacacacaataccccataatatcaaagtggtaTTTTATTGTGTGGAAAATGTTAGAAATTAATAAAACATTAAAAGCTGAAAAGTTTTGAGtccataagtattcaactcctttgttatggcaagtttaGTTAAGTTCAGGAGTTCAAATGTGCtttacaaatcacataataagttgcatggacttattCCATGTTCAATGATAGTGTTTAaaacatgatttttttaaatgactatctcatctctgtaccccacacataccattgtctgtaaggtccctcagtcgagtagtgaaCTTCAAGCACATATTCAACctcaaagaccaggaaggtttttcaatgcctcgcaaagaagggcactgatTGGTAGACgtgtaaaaaaatttttttttttaaaaagcagacactgaatatctctttgagcatgatgaagttgtTAATTATGctatggatggtgtatcaatacacccagtcaccacaatgatacaggcgtccttcctaactcagttgctggaaaggaaggaaactgctcagggatttcaccataaggccaattgtgattttaaaatagttagagagtttaatggctgtgatatgggaaaactaaggatggatcaacaacattgtagttactccacaatactaacctaaatgacagagtgaaaagaaggaaaccagtacataataaaaacattccaaagcatgcatcctttgcaacaaggcactaaaataatactgcaaaaagaatatgcaaagcaattcactttttgcaaaaactcttcatattttcaagcatggtggtggctgcatcatgttaaggggtatgcttgtcattggcaaggactaggtcgttatttaaaatgaaaataaatggaatacagctgtaagcacaggcaaaatcctagaaatCCTTGAAAACCtttttcagtctgctttccaacagacactgggagaggaattcaccttttagcaggacaataacctaaaacacaaggccaaatctacactggagttgctaccAGGATGACATTGaaggttcctgagtggcctagttacagttacaATCTGTGGCAAGACTTGAAGATGGCTGTCTATCAATGACCAACAATCAAATTGACAGAGTTGTATTTTTTATAATGAGCAAATATTGCACatccaggtgtacaaagctcttagagacttacccagaaagacacccAGCTGTAATCGCCGGCAAAGGTCTTCTACaaggtattgactcaggggtgtgaatacttgtgtaaatgagatatttcattatcaatatatttgcaaagatttctaaaaacatgttttcactttgtaattatggggtattgtgtgtagatgggtgagagaaaaaaaagattgaatccattttgaattcaggctgtaacacaacaaaatgtagaataattcaaggggtatgaatactttctgaaggcattgtatgcaCAGATACATACACAGGGGAAATATGGAGATTTAAGTTTTATTAGAGAATTAAAGACTGACAAGGAAAAGACTGAGTGTTTTTATGTTGAATATGTGTATATAACCTGTTGGATAAACTAAAGAGAAGAGATGGGTTGTTTTCAACTTTGGTAACTAGGCATGATGACATAAGAGTAGACTTGAGAAAGCACCATTAGTTACTAAATGGCCCAGCATGGTTCCCCGCTTACAATTTTCAATACTTTCAATATTTTCAATACTTCTTGTCAGATTTCTCAGAAAGCCATGTCTacatcttcttctcctctcttcctcttaacTAGTCTCCTCATtctccattcttctctctctctctctctggttctctttgTATAATTCCTCTCTCCTttttccacctctctcctctacatCTGCAGTAGACAAATATgtactccctccatctccatctatCCTTTCCTCCCATCTTCCCAACTTTCCCTTCTCCAATGTGCCTTCTTCTTTTCcattccatccctccgtctccatCCCTCGTTCTTGGCCTGTCATCTTTTGTGGTTGTGGCACACAGCACCCAGGCCTTCCCATGTGTGCCTCTCTAAACCTTCCCCTTCCATGTCCCTCCTGTGCTACTCTCTAAACCTTCCCCTTCCAAGTCCCTCCTGTGCTCCTCTCTAAACCTTCCCCTTCCAAGTCCCTCCTGTGCTACTCTCTAAACCTTCCCCTTCCAAGTCCCTCCTGTGCTCCTCTCTAAACCTTCCCCTTCCAAGTCCCTCCTATGCTCCTCTCTAAACCTTCCCCTTCCAAGTCCCTCCTGTGCTCCTCTCTAAACCTTCCCCTTCCAAGTCCCTCCTCTGCTCCTTTCTAAACCTTCCCCCTCCAAGCCCATCCAAGCTCCTCCAGCTGGCTGATGAGTTCATTAGGCTCTGAGTCCTGCCAAGGTGCACAGTTCTTTTGGCACAACCAGGAAAATAGCAGGGCCCCAAGTGACCCCTGGGCATCCATGATGGTCATTGGAGACTAGACAGAATGTACCACATGGTGATATTCGGGGTGTGTAGATGAAGTTCATTTTTGGAAGAAGACCATGATTCTCTACATTAGCAATCCGTTTTTTCTCTGTTTTTGCTGAAACTTTTTGAGTGCCACAGTCAAAAATGTGTCCAGATCTGAGCGTTCCTTGAACTGGTCCACATAAATGATCTGGGAAACAGATTTCTAATAATCCCCACAGGTCACAGTGACATCTGGCCCGACACTTGAGCGCCAGCTCAATTAAttcaaaaatacaaaacaaaaagtgCCTTGGGCAAAGATCCGGGGGCATACaggccgctgtgtgtgtgtgtgtgtgtgttgaatggcGAGCCCAATAATAAGCAACACTGAGCTAATCAACCGCCAAGCGGGAATGACCATAAATATTACAACGTAATGTGAAAACCATTAGCCATTACAGTGTCATGATTACAATGGCCTCACTCCCtctatcctgctctctctctccctctctctctctccctctttccccctctccctctcctctttctctttcctttctcttgcactctgtctctccttccctctcctcttctctctccttctcctctcgctCCTTTTCCAGTTCTCACCTTTCTTCGTTCCTCCTCTTAAAGCCAGGTCAGTCGGGGTCGGagcacttcgtggctgagctcaGGTGCAGACCCAGCTGGGCTGgaagacgggggggggggggtcgcagaggcagagagaggtggaggacagaACATAGCAGAGGAGAGGGCTGTGGTGGTTGTTGCAGTGGTGTGTATGCCTGAGCATGGAGCCAGGGACAAATACCTGGGTGCACTGTCCCATACACTAacccagagaacagagagaagcacagagagagagaaataaatagatgTGTgcattaaagagagagagagcagctttgtccctcacccctcctcacataaccccccccatctctcctcccccatcctcccttctctcctgggTGTACCCCTGGGAGAGGCCTGGCCGGGCTCGGCCTGGACGCCATCTGCTGCATAATGTAACGGGATTGAACTCCAAATCCTTCATTTCCACTCGCTGCCTGtcatctgtgtgtgagtgtgtgtgtgtgtgtgtgtgtgtgtgtgtgtgtgtgtttctgtgtgcgtgcgtgcgtgcgcgacccgtgtgtgtgtgtgcgttcatatGGCTGCACATGCGCACATTATCTGTGTGTGAAAGTGTGATGTGTCTGAGTGTATCTTGAAAGCTAATTTTATAGCTGTTACCCCATTAGCACATCCAGCCATGATGTCATGATGTCAAAAGCAGCATTTTTCCAAATCTGTGTGTTTTTGTTAAGGGACATTGAACTACAGTATTTCATTATATTGTATGTCGAACAACGTCAAATGATAAACCTTTGTGAGCATATGACAACCATAGTAGTTATTACAAACCTCTTATAGTATTGCTTTGAAGAAGTagtttcacatacacacacacacacacacacacacacacacacaaacacacacacacacacacagacacacacacacacatatacacaaacacacacacacacacacacacacacacacacacacaaatatacacaaacacacacacacacatgtttaagTACCCCACCCAGCTCGTAAGCCTGAGGTGTGGAGAGTTGTTCCTCTATGTCCCCAAGGACCACTGTGATTGGGAGCCATCTGTTTTCCTCTAATAATCTTTCTCTCCATtcatcctttctttctctccttcctctttctaTCCACTCCTTTTCCACTTTACGtcttctgtggtgtgtgtttgtgtgtcatcaAGTCCCGCACAAACAAATACATAAACCTTGTTATTGTAACCCATTGCAAATAACAGGAGAACTAAACAATCTTATTTGAAATACAGAAACATGGTAAAATGTCGCAGCCTGAATCTTGAACACAGACTAGGGAGAGATATGCAAGTTCTTGTCTGCTTGACTAAAGTAGAAGTGACATATCCCCCTTCTCAGGCCCAATCCCCTCAGGCCCTGTGACtgagactctgtgtgtgtgtgtgtgtgtgtgtgtgtgtgtgtgtgtgtgtgtgtgtgtgtgtgtgtgtgtgtgtgtgtgtgtgtgtgtgtgtgtgtgtgtgtgtgtgtgtgtgtgtgtgtgtgtgtgtgtctctctgagggagccagagtgagtctctctccaaTAACATGTTTCACAGGCATGCTGTTGGTTATTTTCTCCAGTTCATGTTATCCATGTTTGTCTCCTGGTTATTTTCTCCAGTTCATGTTATCCATGTTTGTCTCCTGGTTATTTTCTCCAGTTCATGTTATCCATGTTTGTCTCCTGGTTATTTTCTCCAGTTCATGTTATCCATGTTTGTCTCCTGGTTATTTTCTCCAGTTCATGTTATCCATGTTTGTCTCCTGGTTATTTTCTCCAGTTCATGTTATCCATGTTTGTCTCCTGGTTATTTTCTCCAGTTCATGTTATCCATGTTTGTCTCCTGGTTATTTTCTCCAGTTCATGTTATCCATGTTTGTCTCCTGGTTATTTTCTCCAGTTCATGTTATCCATGTTTGTCTCCTGGTTATTTTCTCCAGTTCATGTTATCCATGTTTGTCTCCTGGTTATTTTCTCCAGTTCATGTTATCCATGTTTGTCTCCTGGTTATTTTCTCCATTGTCAACAATGGAAATCAAGTCACTGACTAAATGATCCCAATTCTACTTAACTAACAGCACTTCTTTCAGCTACCACAATCTCTTATTTCTCTGCCATTTATATTTATAGGGAGACATTGCACATCAG from the Salmo salar chromosome ssa17, Ssal_v3.1, whole genome shotgun sequence genome contains:
- the LOC106575320 gene encoding helix-loop-helix protein 2, translating into MKRLKMMLSPDQADSDLGWGQSDAESVLNDLKVGCLSDEPMEGEGKTRSLAQPTLSREEKRRRRRATAKYRSAHATRERIRVEAFNVAFAELRKLLPTLPPDKKLSKIEILRLAICYISYLNHVLDV